One window of the Pseudomonadota bacterium genome contains the following:
- a CDS encoding biopolymer transporter ExbD has protein sequence MKLSARGNEEPDVNLTSLIDVVLLLLIFFMVSTSFVQETELSIQLPEASLDEATPDQRSIEVAVSAAGGYFVNGKALVNDQPRTLRRALERELGEDLNDPSGVSLVVRADANATHQAVVSAMDVAARIGLTRVDIATVNSGGSPSP, from the coding sequence GTGAAGCTCAGCGCTCGCGGCAACGAAGAGCCAGACGTCAACCTGACTTCGTTGATCGACGTGGTCTTGTTACTGCTCATCTTCTTCATGGTCTCTACCAGCTTCGTGCAAGAGACGGAGCTGAGCATCCAACTGCCTGAGGCTTCCCTCGACGAAGCTACGCCCGATCAGCGATCCATCGAGGTGGCGGTGTCCGCCGCAGGAGGCTACTTCGTCAACGGTAAGGCGTTGGTCAACGATCAGCCACGCACTCTGCGCCGCGCCCTGGAACGCGAACTCGGTGAGGATCTCAACGACCCGAGTGGCGTCTCTCTAGTGGTTCGTGCCGATGCGAACGCTACGCACCAAGCGGTGGTGAGCGCGATGGATGTAGCGGCGCGCATTGGCCTCACGCGCGTGGACATTGCCACCGTCAACAGCGGCGGCAGCCCCAGCCCTTAG
- a CDS encoding ATP-binding cassette domain-containing protein, with the protein MRADSPSAADCSLACEGLVRRFGDGEHRIDVLKGIDLHVEKGERLAIIGASGSGKTTLLQLLGGLDTPSEGRVVINGEDVASLGEAARGRWRNQHVGFVYQFHHLLPEFSALENVAMPLLIRRQPPAQALPRARDLLERVGLGARIRHRPSELSGGERQRAAVARALVTSPVVVLADEPTGNLDRPTGRQVFEQMLKLNEDTGASLVVVTHDPQLAAAMDRICRLDESGLHEEAP; encoded by the coding sequence ATGAGAGCTGATTCCCCTTCCGCCGCTGACTGCTCACTCGCCTGTGAGGGGTTGGTTCGACGCTTCGGTGACGGCGAGCATCGAATCGACGTGCTGAAGGGCATCGACCTGCACGTCGAAAAGGGGGAGCGCCTAGCCATCATCGGTGCCTCGGGCTCAGGTAAGACGACTCTGCTGCAGCTCCTAGGCGGTCTCGATACGCCTAGCGAGGGAAGGGTGGTGATCAACGGCGAGGACGTCGCTTCCTTGGGCGAGGCGGCACGCGGGCGCTGGCGCAACCAGCACGTGGGCTTTGTCTATCAGTTCCACCACCTATTGCCAGAGTTCAGTGCCCTGGAGAATGTGGCGATGCCGCTACTGATCCGACGGCAACCCCCCGCGCAGGCACTGCCTAGGGCACGGGACTTGCTAGAGCGGGTGGGGCTGGGTGCTCGCATACGCCATCGACCCTCGGAACTCTCCGGAGGCGAACGTCAGCGCGCGGCTGTCGCCCGTGCCTTGGTCACCTCGCCCGTGGTGGTGCTGGCGGACGAACCCACCGGCAATCTGGACCGCCCCACGGGCCGACAGGTGTTTGAGCAGATGCTCAAGCTGAACGAGGACACGGGGGCGAGCCTTGTCGTGGTGACCCACGACCCTCAGCTGGCCGCGGCGATGGACCGGATCTGTCGCTTAGACGAGTCTGGTCTGCACGAAGAAGCCCCCTGA
- the mfd gene encoding transcription-repair coupling factor produces the protein MPDSPDSRASVFAPPVADGDHALAWGALQGSAYALGLTRAAARSDAPLVVIANSARDTEQLAAEIKFFASAESDLPVLQFPEWETLPYDAFAPHPDIIATRLSAMARLPSLQRGVLVLNLATLLQRLAPRSFVDGSSLALAAGDLLDLDAARRRLDEAGYINVAQVHEHGEYAIRGALLDLFPTGAEAPLRIDLFDDEIESIRRFDPTTQRSIDRLDKVSLLPAREFPLTEDGIKQFRSAYRKRFEGDPNRSVIYAEVSRGVPPGGIEYFLPLFFERTASLFDYLPEQVSMAWRDGLEEAINAVWSELESRYDQLAHDIERPILTPDELALQPARVMELLAQHSRVQASPHAIDLELDPRRAVNFATSQPPKLPIDPRAEQPAAKLLDFAATFDGRLLLAAESAGRREQLQDTLRETALANLKQVSSWGEFLETGDAHCVLIAPLERGLVLSEAGIALISETQLLGERARRRHRRKAEADPESIIRDLTDLREGAPVVHEEYGVGRYLGLTTLQVGSTRNEFLTLQYAGGDKLYVPVHALHLITRYTGASPESAPLHRLGTDQWAKARSRAAKRIRDVAAELLDIYARRAARKGHAFSFSERDTTIFSSGFPFEETPDQLEAIASVINDLRAPQPMDRIVCGDVGFGKTEVAMRAAFVAVQGGKQVAVLVPTTLLAQQHYQTFTDRFADWPVRVEVISRFRSSKQMSTILEGVESGTVDIIVGTHRLLQSSVKFKNLGLAIVDEEQRFGVRQKERLRALRAEVDLLTLTATPIPRTLNMAMGGVRDLSLITTPPEDRLGVKTFVTPWNAPLIREAFLREIKRGGQVFFVHNSVETIEAMAKKLQELVPEASIRIGHGQMRERDLEHVMLDFYHRRFNTLLCTTIIESGIDVPTANTIVIDRADRFGLAQLHQMRGRVGRSHHRAYAYLIAPPREAMTADAVKRLEAIESLEELGAGFALATHDLEIRGAGELLGDEQSGQIQEIGFALYTELLQRAVDALKRGEVPDLEGNSDHGPEIDLHTPALLPEQYMPDVHMRLVLYKRIASMDDESALKDLKVEMIDRFGLLPPPAQLLFEIAHLRVLAAPLGIGKIDAGAASGRIEFRAKANVDPAQLIGLIQSDPHTFRLDGQSILRFKADMADVEDRIEQVRTLLSALGAGTAA, from the coding sequence ATGCCAGATTCCCCCGACTCGCGGGCGAGCGTGTTCGCCCCACCCGTCGCCGATGGCGATCACGCCCTGGCCTGGGGCGCACTGCAGGGCAGTGCTTACGCGCTAGGCCTCACGCGCGCCGCAGCCCGCTCGGACGCTCCGCTTGTGGTGATCGCCAATAGCGCGCGTGACACCGAGCAGCTCGCCGCCGAGATCAAGTTCTTCGCCAGCGCCGAGAGTGACCTGCCGGTCCTGCAGTTCCCCGAGTGGGAGACGCTTCCGTACGACGCCTTCGCTCCACACCCGGATATCATCGCCACCCGCTTGAGCGCAATGGCACGCCTGCCGTCGTTGCAAAGGGGTGTCCTGGTGCTGAACCTCGCGACCTTGCTGCAACGGCTCGCGCCGCGCAGCTTCGTCGACGGCAGCAGCTTGGCCCTCGCCGCCGGCGACCTCCTCGACCTAGACGCAGCCCGTCGCCGCCTAGACGAAGCGGGCTATATCAATGTGGCGCAGGTGCACGAGCACGGCGAGTACGCGATCCGCGGCGCCCTCCTCGACCTGTTCCCCACTGGCGCCGAGGCTCCCCTGCGGATCGATCTGTTCGACGATGAGATCGAGAGCATTCGACGCTTCGACCCCACCACCCAGCGCTCCATCGATAGGCTAGACAAGGTATCGCTATTGCCAGCCCGTGAGTTCCCACTCACGGAAGATGGCATCAAGCAGTTCCGCTCAGCTTACCGAAAGCGCTTCGAAGGCGATCCGAACCGATCGGTCATCTACGCGGAAGTCTCCCGTGGCGTCCCGCCAGGGGGCATCGAGTACTTCCTACCCCTGTTCTTCGAGCGCACGGCGTCGCTCTTCGACTACCTACCCGAGCAGGTGTCAATGGCCTGGCGGGACGGCCTCGAGGAAGCCATCAACGCGGTCTGGTCCGAGCTCGAATCGCGCTACGACCAGCTGGCCCACGACATCGAGCGGCCAATCCTCACGCCGGACGAGTTGGCCCTGCAACCGGCGCGCGTGATGGAGCTGCTAGCGCAGCACTCTCGGGTGCAGGCTAGCCCGCACGCGATCGACCTCGAGCTCGATCCGCGGCGAGCCGTGAACTTCGCCACCTCCCAACCCCCCAAGCTGCCGATAGACCCCCGAGCTGAACAGCCGGCCGCCAAACTACTGGACTTCGCTGCCACCTTCGACGGGCGCCTGCTGCTCGCAGCCGAATCGGCCGGGCGCCGAGAGCAGCTGCAAGACACCCTGCGTGAGACCGCCCTCGCCAACCTCAAGCAGGTGAGCTCTTGGGGCGAGTTCTTGGAAACAGGCGATGCACACTGCGTGCTCATCGCTCCCCTGGAGCGGGGCCTAGTGCTGAGCGAGGCGGGCATCGCGCTGATCAGCGAAACTCAGCTGCTCGGCGAACGCGCGCGTCGGCGCCACCGGCGCAAGGCGGAAGCCGACCCCGAGTCGATCATCCGCGATCTCACGGACCTGCGCGAGGGCGCGCCAGTGGTACACGAGGAGTACGGTGTCGGCCGCTACCTCGGGTTGACTACCCTTCAGGTCGGCAGTACGCGCAACGAATTCCTCACCCTGCAGTACGCGGGCGGCGACAAGCTCTACGTGCCAGTGCACGCCCTTCACCTCATCACTCGCTACACGGGGGCCTCACCGGAATCCGCGCCCCTGCATCGCCTAGGCACGGACCAGTGGGCCAAGGCGCGCTCACGCGCGGCCAAGCGCATCCGCGACGTCGCCGCAGAACTGCTCGATATCTACGCGCGCCGCGCCGCGCGCAAGGGCCATGCGTTCAGCTTCTCCGAACGCGATACGACGATCTTCTCATCGGGCTTCCCCTTCGAAGAGACACCTGATCAGCTCGAAGCGATCGCCTCGGTGATCAACGATCTGCGCGCACCGCAACCGATGGATCGGATCGTCTGTGGCGATGTAGGTTTCGGCAAGACAGAGGTGGCGATGCGGGCCGCCTTCGTCGCCGTTCAGGGCGGCAAGCAGGTAGCCGTTCTCGTTCCCACTACCTTGCTCGCCCAGCAGCACTACCAGACCTTCACCGATCGCTTCGCCGACTGGCCCGTACGGGTGGAGGTCATCTCACGTTTCCGCTCCAGCAAGCAGATGAGCACCATCTTGGAAGGCGTTGAAAGCGGCACCGTCGATATCATCGTCGGCACCCATCGCCTGCTCCAATCGAGTGTGAAGTTCAAGAACTTAGGGCTGGCCATCGTAGATGAGGAGCAACGCTTCGGCGTGCGCCAGAAGGAGCGCCTGCGGGCCCTGCGCGCCGAGGTCGACTTGCTCACGCTGACCGCCACGCCGATTCCCCGCACCCTCAATATGGCGATGGGCGGCGTGCGCGACCTGTCCCTTATCACCACGCCACCGGAAGACCGCTTGGGGGTGAAGACCTTTGTCACCCCCTGGAACGCGCCGCTGATCCGGGAGGCCTTTCTGCGCGAGATCAAACGCGGCGGGCAGGTGTTCTTTGTCCACAACTCGGTCGAGACCATCGAAGCGATGGCGAAGAAGCTCCAGGAGCTCGTGCCGGAGGCTAGCATTCGCATCGGGCACGGGCAGATGCGCGAGCGTGACCTAGAGCACGTGATGCTCGACTTCTACCATCGACGCTTTAACACGCTCCTGTGCACCACGATCATCGAGAGCGGCATCGACGTACCCACGGCCAATACGATAGTGATCGACCGCGCAGACCGCTTTGGCCTCGCCCAGCTGCATCAGATGCGCGGCCGCGTGGGACGCTCCCACCACCGCGCCTACGCCTACCTGATCGCACCCCCACGAGAGGCGATGACCGCCGACGCGGTAAAGCGCCTAGAGGCGATCGAGTCCCTTGAGGAACTCGGCGCCGGCTTCGCCTTGGCCACCCATGACCTCGAGATTCGCGGCGCCGGGGAACTGCTCGGCGACGAGCAGAGTGGGCAGATCCAAGAGATCGGCTTCGCTCTGTATACGGAGTTGCTCCAGCGCGCCGTCGACGCCCTCAAGCGGGGCGAGGTACCGGACCTGGAGGGTAATTCAGATCACGGTCCGGAGATCGATCTGCACACCCCCGCCCTGCTGCCTGAGCAGTACATGCCGGACGTGCACATGCGCCTGGTACTCTACAAGCGCATCGCGAGCATGGATGATGAGAGCGCCCTGAAAGATCTCAAGGTAGAGATGATCGACCGCTTCGGACTACTGCCGCCACCTGCCCAGCTTTTGTTCGAGATCGCCCACCTGCGTGTGCTGGCCGCACCGCTTGGCATCGGCAAGATAGATGCGGGCGCCGCCAGCGGACGCATCGAGTTCCGGGCCAAGGCCAACGTCGACCCGGCGCAGCTCATCGGCCTCATTCAGAGCGATCCACACACCTTCCGCTTGGACGGTCAGAGTATCCTTCGCTTCAAGGCAGACATGGCCGATGTTGAGGATCGGATCGAACAGGTTCGAACGCTCCTAAGCGCGCTCGGCGCAGGCACCGCCGCGTAA
- a CDS encoding lipoprotein-releasing ABC transporter permease subunit gives MLLSPYELAIGWRYVRSGRGPGFLSFISLVSMAGIATGVFVLIVVLSVMNGFERELRERILDVTSHGAVMGYGGPIEDWSAVEGAARRDTRVAATAPFVDGQGLLVSDHGLTSGVQVRGVAPEREALVAALEMHLQRGSLAALAEARFRVLIGRALADSLGVDVGDRVTLLIPEANVTPAGVLPRQRRFEVAGIFEAGMHEYDRRLAFVLLRDAQALYRLGDRVTGVRLRFHDLFDAPRAVRDIALEVGEIFYVRDWTREHANFFRAIALTKSVMFIILLLVVAVAAFNIVSTLIMVVNEKRADIAILRTNGASPASMLGVFVIQGGTIGIVGTLAGLLAGALVTLNLDRLVAWAEVLIGGSLIDASIYYIDDLPADLRLADLTLICGTALALSLLSTLYPAWRASTTAPAETLRHES, from the coding sequence ATGTTACTCAGCCCCTACGAGCTGGCGATTGGGTGGCGCTACGTGCGCAGCGGCCGAGGGCCTGGGTTCCTCTCGTTCATCTCCCTGGTATCGATGGCAGGGATTGCGACCGGCGTCTTCGTGCTGATCGTCGTGCTGTCAGTGATGAACGGCTTCGAGCGCGAGCTGCGCGAGCGCATCCTCGATGTCACATCGCACGGTGCCGTCATGGGCTATGGAGGGCCCATCGAGGATTGGTCTGCGGTCGAAGGTGCGGCGAGGCGCGACACTCGGGTGGCCGCCACGGCGCCATTCGTAGACGGGCAGGGGCTGTTGGTGAGCGACCATGGTCTCACCAGCGGCGTCCAAGTTCGCGGCGTGGCGCCTGAGCGGGAGGCTCTGGTGGCTGCCCTCGAGATGCACCTTCAGCGGGGTTCCCTGGCGGCCTTGGCAGAGGCACGCTTTCGCGTTCTGATCGGGCGTGCCCTAGCGGACTCCCTAGGCGTGGATGTGGGCGACCGCGTTACGCTGCTAATCCCCGAGGCTAACGTTACGCCTGCCGGCGTGTTGCCGAGGCAGCGGCGCTTCGAGGTGGCAGGGATCTTCGAGGCTGGTATGCACGAGTACGATCGACGTCTCGCCTTCGTGTTGCTACGGGACGCGCAGGCGCTTTACCGATTGGGGGATCGGGTGACAGGTGTTCGATTGCGCTTTCACGATCTCTTCGACGCGCCGCGTGCCGTTCGCGATATCGCCTTGGAAGTCGGCGAGATCTTCTACGTACGCGACTGGACCCGCGAGCACGCCAACTTCTTCCGCGCGATCGCCCTCACCAAGAGTGTGATGTTCATTATCCTGCTGCTGGTGGTGGCTGTGGCCGCCTTTAATATCGTCTCAACCCTCATCATGGTGGTGAATGAGAAACGCGCTGACATCGCGATTTTGCGCACCAACGGCGCTTCCCCAGCAAGTATGCTTGGTGTTTTCGTGATCCAAGGGGGCACGATAGGGATCGTCGGTACGCTCGCAGGGTTGCTTGCCGGTGCGCTGGTGACGCTCAACCTCGATCGACTGGTGGCCTGGGCGGAGGTGCTCATCGGCGGCTCGCTGATCGATGCCAGCATCTACTATATCGATGATCTGCCCGCGGACCTGCGCTTGGCGGACCTCACACTCATCTGCGGGACGGCGTTGGCCCTCTCTCTGCTGTCCACCCTGTATCCAGCCTGGCGCGCCTCGACTACGGCGCCGGCGGAGACCCTACGCCATGAGAGCTGA
- a CDS encoding lipoprotein-releasing ABC transporter permease subunit, translating to MMIRPLELLLSLRYLRARTRNRFVSFIALASTVGIGVGVAALITVISVMNGFSAELRDNLLAVSAHVTVRHPGAAPQEGWAPVLEALSRGHGVSGVTAYVEGEGMLARGARLRGTRVEGLDPTAPTVSRQLENSLVAGDLSGVTVNSRAALVGAGLAALLGAKVGERLNLLVPKVGPRGKVTPSFERITVAGIIEDGVQEIDSTRLVMHRSDVAALLGRERSHLDGVRVQLEDLMTAPAVAERWQERLPVGFTVEDWADEQASYFRAVATEKFMMTLILSLIVAVAAFNVVATLVMVVNDKRTDIAILRTMGLTPRSVTFVFLTQGCLIGLIGVLGGLALGLLITLNLETLVPAVEGVLRIKLIPTDVYYLNDIPTDVRVHEVSLITLGAFALSALSTLYPARRAARTQPADALRYE from the coding sequence ATGATGATCCGCCCCCTGGAACTGCTTCTCAGTTTGCGCTACCTGCGTGCGCGTACGCGCAACCGCTTCGTGTCCTTCATCGCCCTGGCGTCCACCGTGGGCATCGGCGTTGGTGTCGCCGCCCTGATTACGGTCATCTCCGTCATGAACGGGTTCAGCGCAGAGCTGCGCGACAACCTCTTAGCAGTGAGTGCTCACGTCACCGTGCGCCATCCTGGGGCTGCTCCGCAGGAGGGTTGGGCCCCCGTGCTAGAGGCCTTGAGTCGGGGCCACGGGGTGAGCGGTGTAACGGCCTACGTCGAGGGGGAGGGCATGTTGGCTCGTGGGGCTCGTTTGCGTGGGACGCGCGTGGAAGGCCTCGATCCGACTGCGCCCACCGTATCGCGGCAACTCGAGAACTCCTTAGTCGCCGGTGATCTTTCAGGCGTGACCGTGAACAGTCGCGCTGCGTTGGTCGGCGCGGGCCTAGCAGCGCTGCTCGGTGCGAAAGTGGGGGAGCGCTTGAATCTACTGGTGCCGAAGGTAGGGCCGAGGGGCAAAGTGACACCCAGCTTCGAGCGCATCACGGTGGCCGGGATCATCGAAGATGGTGTGCAGGAGATCGACAGTACCCGGCTGGTCATGCATCGAAGTGACGTCGCCGCCCTGCTCGGCCGTGAGCGCTCACACCTGGACGGCGTCCGCGTTCAGCTCGAGGATCTGATGACCGCACCGGCAGTTGCTGAACGGTGGCAGGAGCGCCTGCCAGTGGGGTTTACGGTGGAGGATTGGGCCGATGAGCAAGCGTCCTACTTTCGCGCTGTGGCTACTGAGAAGTTTATGATGACGCTGATTCTCTCGTTGATCGTGGCAGTAGCTGCCTTCAACGTGGTCGCCACCTTGGTCATGGTGGTCAATGACAAGCGCACGGATATCGCGATCCTGCGCACGATGGGGCTGACCCCGCGTAGCGTGACCTTCGTTTTCCTCACTCAGGGGTGCTTGATCGGCTTGATCGGCGTGCTTGGGGGCCTGGCCCTAGGCCTTCTCATCACGCTCAATCTGGAGACCCTCGTACCCGCCGTCGAGGGCGTGCTTCGGATCAAGCTGATTCCCACCGACGTCTATTACCTCAACGATATCCCCACCGACGTGCGGGTACACGAAGTTAGCCTGATTACCCTCGGTGCCTTCGCCCTATCCGCCCTGTCCACCCTGTATCCGGCCCGGCGAGCGGCACGCACGCAGCCTGCAGACGCCTTGCGCTACGAGTAG
- a CDS encoding DNA internalization-related competence protein ComEC/Rec2 has protein sequence MDAVSPSIACAVLLAVCLVHRLPTLPVLPLPTALAIGTVTAVLVLAAGWRWRRRRAAGALLGGVAMVVWVVLAAGVRLDGRLPVSQHGMSVRALAQVVGVPVQRADRCELMMDTLALNGRRQRLRLQVRWYGELACEPLEPGSRWSLVLRVGLPRANANPGISSRERRWFRAHIDGRAWVRAEQPHEQVAGPEGRAAVARLRRALAERLGAALPPSLSEAYPLLAALTLGLGKPFEPSVRETLTITGTGHLFAISGLHIGLLSGLCLVLSRVGCSFGVRPAPARGPLLFALLAACAYALLAGFTVPTQRALLGLAVVLGARCLGRQASAPRALALALLGVLILDPLAPLDEGFWLSFLAVTCLVLGRVEATVTRSWVMAQLRLGLGLLPLGVSVFSQISLIAPVANLLVVPIFAVAIVPISLIGVLAAAVSPSLASWPLWLAGQCLLAVLGGLKWLGTSPMIRLEVAHRPALWALLLAQAGVLLLLAHGLPGRRLGGLLCTRLFMSILVQTRPAALPSDVVRVTLLDVGQGMASVVETRDHVMLYDAGPAYFGGGSAGAAVVAPFLAGRGVRSLDRIVLSHGDSDHAGGLGDVLRFYPGTPVLAGGADTPWPACRAGQGWEWNGVRFAVLHPASSGWKGNDGSCVLRIAVGEETRERSVLLTGDIQSRAEAHLLQQATSALDVDVLLAPHHGSASSSTSAFVGATTPEHVLFACGYANRWNFPRQSVRARWTRAGAAIHVTASDGALTVTLRPGEVSRVSGERRRGRRYWSVP, from the coding sequence ATGGACGCCGTGTCGCCAAGTATCGCCTGCGCAGTCCTGCTGGCCGTTTGTCTGGTGCATCGGCTACCGACGCTGCCCGTCCTGCCCTTGCCAACGGCGTTGGCGATCGGCACGGTCACCGCCGTGCTTGTACTTGCCGCGGGCTGGCGCTGGCGTCGTCGGCGTGCTGCGGGGGCTTTGCTCGGCGGCGTCGCAATGGTGGTCTGGGTCGTCCTCGCCGCTGGCGTTCGGCTGGACGGTCGCCTTCCTGTGAGTCAGCACGGTATGAGCGTGCGCGCGTTGGCGCAGGTGGTGGGCGTGCCCGTGCAGCGAGCGGATCGCTGCGAATTGATGATGGACACGCTGGCGCTAAACGGGCGTCGGCAGCGTCTTCGCTTGCAAGTGCGATGGTATGGTGAGCTTGCCTGTGAGCCGCTGGAGCCGGGAAGCCGCTGGTCGCTCGTGTTGCGCGTGGGCCTGCCAAGGGCAAACGCCAACCCGGGAATCTCCTCGCGCGAGCGCCGCTGGTTCCGCGCACACATCGATGGGCGCGCCTGGGTGCGGGCAGAGCAGCCGCACGAGCAGGTGGCAGGGCCTGAGGGGCGCGCCGCAGTGGCCCGCCTACGCCGTGCGTTAGCCGAGCGCCTGGGCGCAGCCCTGCCGCCTTCGCTCAGCGAGGCCTACCCGCTGCTCGCCGCCCTGACGCTCGGACTGGGGAAGCCCTTTGAGCCGTCAGTTCGGGAGACCTTGACCATCACGGGGACGGGCCATCTGTTCGCCATCTCCGGCTTACACATCGGCTTGCTCAGCGGGCTGTGTCTCGTACTCTCCAGGGTCGGCTGTAGTTTTGGGGTACGCCCAGCGCCTGCGCGGGGGCCGTTGCTCTTCGCTCTGCTCGCCGCCTGCGCCTACGCTCTGCTCGCCGGTTTTACGGTGCCTACGCAACGGGCACTGTTGGGCCTGGCCGTGGTCTTGGGCGCGAGATGCCTAGGGCGACAGGCGAGCGCGCCTAGGGCGCTAGCCTTGGCACTGCTCGGCGTGCTGATACTCGATCCCTTGGCTCCATTGGACGAGGGGTTCTGGCTGTCCTTTCTGGCGGTGACCTGCCTTGTGCTTGGGCGCGTAGAGGCGACGGTCACGCGCTCGTGGGTGATGGCTCAGCTCCGATTGGGACTGGGTCTGTTGCCGCTCGGTGTATCGGTGTTCAGTCAGATCAGTCTCATCGCACCGGTCGCCAATCTACTCGTCGTGCCGATCTTTGCTGTGGCCATCGTGCCGATTAGCTTGATCGGTGTGCTCGCCGCCGCAGTGTCGCCATCGCTGGCAAGCTGGCCGCTGTGGCTGGCGGGGCAGTGCTTGCTTGCGGTGCTCGGTGGCCTGAAGTGGTTGGGTACATCGCCCATGATCCGCCTTGAGGTCGCGCATCGCCCCGCGCTTTGGGCATTGCTCCTCGCCCAAGCGGGGGTGCTCCTGCTGCTCGCGCATGGCCTGCCCGGGCGCCGACTCGGCGGCCTTCTCTGTACCCGGCTGTTCATGTCCATACTTGTGCAGACTCGACCTGCGGCCCTTCCATCCGATGTCGTGCGGGTGACGCTCCTCGACGTCGGCCAAGGGATGGCGAGCGTCGTCGAGACACGTGATCACGTCATGCTCTACGACGCGGGTCCAGCGTACTTCGGCGGCGGCAGCGCGGGCGCGGCGGTGGTGGCGCCGTTCCTGGCCGGTCGCGGAGTTCGGTCCCTGGATCGCATCGTGCTCTCCCATGGCGATAGCGACCACGCCGGTGGCCTAGGCGATGTGCTGCGCTTCTACCCCGGCACGCCTGTGTTGGCTGGCGGCGCCGACACGCCGTGGCCGGCCTGCCGGGCTGGCCAAGGCTGGGAGTGGAATGGGGTGCGCTTCGCGGTGTTGCACCCCGCGTCGTCCGGTTGGAAAGGGAACGATGGTTCCTGTGTACTGCGCATCGCCGTGGGCGAGGAGACGCGCGAGCGCAGCGTGCTGCTCACCGGTGACATCCAATCGCGAGCGGAAGCCCATCTGTTGCAGCAAGCGACTTCGGCGTTGGACGTGGATGTGTTACTCGCCCCTCACCACGGCAGTGCCAGTTCGTCGACGTCCGCCTTCGTCGGCGCCACGACGCCCGAGCACGTTTTGTTCGCCTGCGGCTACGCGAATCGCTGGAACTTCCCGCGACAGTCGGTGCGCGCGCGTTGGACGCGCGCCGGCGCCGCCATCCACGTGACGGCCAGTGACGGTGCATTGACGGTGACCCTGCGGCCGGGGGAGGTCTCCCGCGTGAGCGGTGAGCGCCGTCGAGGGCGGCGATACTGGTCAGTCCCCTAG
- a CDS encoding MotA/TolQ/ExbB proton channel family protein: MFEIVSAGGWLMLPLIMCSVVAAAITVERLWALQRKRVLPADLSAKVAVWVEKQQLDDRHVRALRENSPLGRILAAGVARRNANRELIKEGIEDTGRQVVHDLERFLNTLGTIAAISPLLGLLGTVVGMVKVFAAITLQGVGNPEVLAGGISEALITTAAGLSIAIPALVAYRYLRRRVDTLVLEMEQEAITLVDALVRGDGGSIAPAATAEAGRAARAGNRGERRDQAAGRAGKPSPTPDTRASRRRANS; this comes from the coding sequence ATGTTCGAAATCGTGAGCGCCGGCGGCTGGCTGATGTTGCCCTTGATCATGTGCTCGGTAGTGGCTGCGGCCATCACCGTCGAACGCCTGTGGGCGCTACAGCGCAAACGGGTATTGCCAGCCGACCTCTCCGCCAAGGTCGCCGTGTGGGTGGAAAAGCAACAACTCGACGATCGTCACGTGCGTGCGCTACGTGAGAATTCGCCGCTCGGGCGTATCCTCGCCGCCGGCGTGGCGCGTCGCAACGCAAACCGGGAACTTATCAAAGAGGGCATCGAAGACACCGGGCGTCAGGTGGTTCACGACCTGGAGCGCTTCCTCAACACGCTCGGTACCATCGCAGCGATCTCACCCCTGCTCGGTCTACTTGGCACCGTCGTCGGCATGGTGAAGGTTTTCGCGGCGATCACCCTGCAGGGGGTGGGCAACCCCGAGGTGCTCGCCGGCGGCATCTCCGAGGCGCTCATCACCACGGCGGCGGGGCTCTCCATCGCGATTCCGGCGCTGGTGGCCTACCGCTACCTGCGCCGTCGCGTGGACACCTTGGTATTGGAAATGGAGCAGGAGGCGATCACGCTCGTCGATGCGCTGGTGCGCGGCGACGGCGGTTCAATCGCCCCTGCGGCCACCGCTGAGGCGGGGCGGGCGGCACGCGCCGGCAACCGCGGTGAGCGGCGAGATCAGGCGGCGGGCAGGGCCGGCAAGCCCTCGCCCACACCAGACACGCGTGCCTCACGGCGTCGAGCGAACTCGTGA